The Mycobacteriales bacterium sequence GGATCGGACCCGAAATACGCAATGCGGTCGCCGAGGGTCGGATCGGGAATGTGCTTGACGTAGGACTTGATCCCCGAGCGGGAGTAGGGCAGCAGATAGACCGCGCCGTTTTCCTCCGTCACGTCGTCGAGAGCGATCCAGCAGGTGAGATAGGGCTCGTGGTCCTCATGGACATAGCCCGAGTCCTGGTGCCACGCGAAGCTCGAATCGGGATCGGTGCCCTTGATGACGTACTGCTCCCAGAAGAGGTAGGCGTCCTCCCCCAGCGTCGCCCGGCAGATCTGCGCCATCAGGTCGCTGAACAGGAAGCGCCGGAGCTCCGGGCGGTCCTGATAGATCATGCTGCTGAAGTAGCGCTTGCCCCTGGCGTTGATTCCGATCCGGTCGACGCCGGCCTCGTCGAAGCTCGCGTCGAGCTTGTCGATGGAGTACTGCGCGCCGCCGCGAAGCAACTCGAGCTGCTCGTCGCTGAGCGCTTTCTCGAGGACGAAATATCCCTCTGTCTCATACTGTGCGCGCATCTCGTCGGTGACCAAGCCGGTACGCGTGGCGTCTGTCGTTGCCATGAAGATTCTCCCCCTTCGTCGCGATTCACTATCTGACGGTAGAGGTCCGACAATCCGATTGGGAATGGTTGGGCAGCGCATGAAGGT is a genomic window containing:
- a CDS encoding phytanoyl-CoA dioxygenase family protein, with product MATTDATRTGLVTDEMRAQYETEGYFVLEKALSDEQLELLRGGAQYSIDKLDASFDEAGVDRIGINARGKRYFSSMIYQDRPELRRFLFSDLMAQICRATLGEDAYLFWEQYVIKGTDPDSSFAWHQDSGYVHEDHEPYLTCWIALDDVTEENGAVYLLPYSRSGIKSYVKHIPDPTLGDRIAYFGSDPGVPMTGSAGTIVVFSSVVLHRSGPNLTDRLRRAYLAQYSGEVIKTKDGTGPWGSFEQFLAGSQIVAKT